One genomic region from Halanaerobiales bacterium encodes:
- a CDS encoding penicillin-binding transpeptidase domain-containing protein yields MLKNKENKENIIRNRLIFLLIILTTLFLFFIGKFFWIQVVNSEKYEKIALSQRLRELNIESKRGNIYDVKGNQLAVNTSAQTVVAIPEEVENPEKLAGKLEDILDMDYEIIYKRLSSDASAKYLKRKVNETVVKKINELETDGIFFKEESQRYYPKDDLASQVLGFAGIDNQGLEGIELSYDKYLQGLAGKKLIEKDAAGRILPDSVKKDIPSKTGYNIYLTIDEVIQYIVERELDNAMDKFEISGASAIVMNPDDASILAMASTPDYNPNNFADYSKNKWRNKSITDNYEPGSTFKIITTAAALEEGVVSEGDPFYCSGSVEVEGESISCWKTAGHGHESFTEVVKNSCNPGFVQVGMRVGTEKFYNYIESFGFGEKTAIKLPGEAKGILNSYEKTGPVELATMSFGQGIAVTPIQLITAVSAIANDGTLLEPKLVDKITDEKNNIVQKIKKTPVRQVVTKNTAKRTRELLKKVVDDGTGKNASIDGFSIGGKTGTAKHYNNEIYDSSFIGMVPTDNPQFVVLVVLYDASGESYYGSQIAAPVFRNILHDILRYKDISPENSENHSSLKNNQQVKIPNVINKNIIDAEKELRKVGVDVKLIGMGEKVIMQIPFE; encoded by the coding sequence ATGTTAAAAAACAAAGAAAATAAAGAAAATATAATAAGAAATAGGTTAATATTTTTATTAATTATATTAACCACTCTCTTTTTGTTTTTTATTGGTAAATTTTTCTGGATTCAGGTCGTAAATAGTGAAAAATATGAAAAAATAGCTTTAAGTCAAAGACTAAGAGAATTAAATATTGAATCAAAAAGAGGAAATATCTATGATGTTAAAGGTAATCAACTGGCAGTAAATACAAGTGCTCAAACTGTAGTTGCCATTCCTGAAGAAGTAGAAAATCCTGAAAAACTTGCAGGAAAATTAGAAGATATTTTAGATATGGATTATGAAATTATATATAAAAGATTAAGCAGTGATGCAAGTGCAAAATATCTTAAGAGAAAAGTAAATGAAACTGTAGTTAAAAAAATTAATGAATTAGAAACAGATGGGATTTTTTTCAAAGAAGAAAGTCAAAGATATTATCCAAAAGATGATTTAGCAAGTCAGGTTTTAGGATTTGCTGGTATTGATAATCAGGGGCTGGAGGGTATTGAACTTTCTTATGATAAATATTTACAGGGATTAGCTGGAAAAAAATTAATTGAAAAAGATGCTGCCGGAAGAATACTTCCAGATAGTGTCAAAAAAGATATCCCCTCCAAAACAGGGTATAATATTTACTTAACTATTGATGAGGTAATTCAATATATAGTAGAACGGGAATTAGATAATGCCATGGATAAATTTGAAATATCTGGAGCCAGTGCGATAGTAATGAATCCCGATGATGCATCAATTTTAGCTATGGCAAGCACTCCTGATTATAATCCTAATAATTTTGCTGATTATTCAAAAAACAAATGGCGAAACAAGTCAATTACTGATAACTATGAACCTGGTTCAACCTTTAAGATAATCACTACTGCTGCTGCTCTTGAAGAGGGGGTTGTTAGTGAAGGAGATCCATTTTATTGTTCAGGTAGTGTAGAAGTAGAAGGAGAAAGTATTTCTTGTTGGAAAACTGCCGGTCATGGGCATGAAAGTTTTACAGAGGTAGTTAAAAATTCCTGTAATCCAGGTTTTGTTCAGGTAGGAATGAGAGTTGGCACTGAAAAATTTTATAATTATATAGAATCTTTTGGTTTTGGTGAAAAAACTGCTATTAAATTACCTGGTGAGGCAAAAGGAATACTTAATTCTTATGAAAAAACAGGTCCAGTAGAATTGGCTACAATGTCTTTTGGACAGGGGATTGCTGTTACTCCAATACAATTAATTACTGCTGTTTCTGCAATTGCTAATGATGGTACTTTACTTGAACCTAAATTAGTGGATAAAATTACTGATGAAAAAAATAATATTGTGCAAAAAATTAAAAAAACACCTGTCAGACAGGTTGTTACTAAAAATACTGCTAAAAGAACTAGAGAACTTCTAAAAAAAGTTGTTGATGATGGAACAGGTAAAAATGCCAGTATAGATGGTTTTAGTATAGGAGGAAAGACAGGTACTGCCAAACATTATAATAATGAAATATATGATTCATCTTTTATTGGTATGGTACCAACAGATAATCCTCAATTTGTAGTTTTAGTTGTTTTATATGATGCTTCTGGTGAAAGCTATTATGGTAGCCAAATAGCTGCACCTGTTTTTAGAAATATTCTACACGATATTCTACGTTATAAAGATATCTCTCCTGAAAATTCCGAAAATCATTCAAGTTTAAAAAATAATCAACAGGTCAAAATCCCTAATGTAATAAATAAAAATATTATAGACGCTGAAAAAGAATTGAGAAAAGTAGGAGTTGATGTTAAACTAATAGGTATGGGAGAAAAAGTTATTATGCAAATTCCATTTGAAG
- a CDS encoding septum formation initiator family protein, whose translation MLQRKERIDYKNFNNNQEKGNKNKDIFVTFVVVLIIIGSLFAIQISQAVTITHLSYKTEELETRLNSLKEKNKKLEIEVTKKISLRKIEKIAKNDLGMVEAKEVKYVAINNQEDNIQKNETQNKNMNFVQGIHNLIKKLDTVNASSP comes from the coding sequence ATGTTACAAAGAAAAGAAAGAATAGATTATAAAAACTTTAATAATAATCAAGAAAAGGGAAATAAGAATAAAGATATATTTGTTACCTTTGTAGTAGTATTAATTATAATTGGTAGTTTATTTGCTATTCAAATTTCACAGGCAGTTACAATTACCCATCTTTCCTATAAAACAGAAGAACTAGAAACTAGATTAAATTCTCTGAAAGAAAAAAATAAAAAATTGGAAATAGAAGTAACAAAAAAGATTTCACTAAGAAAAATAGAAAAAATTGCTAAAAATGATTTAGGAATGGTTGAAGCAAAAGAGGTAAAATATGTAGCAATTAATAACCAGGAAGATAATATCCAAAAAAATGAAACTCAAAATAAGAATATGAATTTTGTTCAAGGGATACATAACTTAATTAAGAAATTAGATACAGTTAACGCCAGTTCTCCTTAA
- the rsmH gene encoding 16S rRNA (cytosine(1402)-N(4))-methyltransferase RsmH, giving the protein MKYNHQPVLLNECIDYLNIKKDGIYIDGTLGRGGHSSAIHEKLNNKGKLISIDRDKKAIKEVRKNFKNKKNIKMIHDNFINIPKILDELDIKEVDGMLFDLGFSSPQIDNPKRGFSYQKEGPLDMRMNLDQNLSAKDIINKYSKEELEEILINYGEENWAARIAEFIVEERKKKAIETTTELVEIIKAAIPKAVRRKGGHPARRTFQALRIETNNELKQLEEMIKKVVFNLKPGGRICIISFHSLEDRIVKNSFKYLNKKCICPPDFPICACDKKREVNIITKSPIRATEKEVEENRRARSAKLRVAERVKN; this is encoded by the coding sequence ATGAAATATAATCATCAGCCAGTTCTATTAAATGAATGTATTGATTATTTAAATATCAAAAAAGATGGAATTTACATAGATGGTACTTTAGGTAGAGGTGGACATAGCAGTGCTATACATGAAAAATTAAACAATAAAGGAAAATTAATTTCTATAGATCGAGATAAGAAAGCAATAAAAGAGGTTAGAAAAAACTTTAAAAATAAAAAAAATATAAAAATGATTCATGATAATTTCATAAATATTCCGAAAATATTAGATGAATTAGATATAAAAGAAGTTGACGGTATGCTTTTTGATTTAGGTTTTTCCTCACCTCAAATAGATAATCCTAAAAGAGGTTTTAGTTATCAAAAAGAAGGACCACTTGATATGAGAATGAATTTAGATCAGAATTTAAGTGCTAAAGACATTATAAACAAATATTCCAAAGAAGAACTAGAAGAAATTTTAATTAACTATGGAGAAGAAAACTGGGCAGCTCGAATAGCTGAATTTATAGTTGAAGAAAGAAAGAAAAAAGCTATAGAAACTACAACTGAACTTGTAGAAATTATTAAGGCAGCTATTCCCAAAGCGGTAAGAAGAAAAGGTGGCCATCCAGCAAGAAGAACATTTCAAGCATTACGTATTGAAACAAATAATGAACTAAAACAACTTGAAGAAATGATTAAAAAAGTTGTTTTTAATTTAAAGCCCGGAGGAAGAATTTGTATTATAAGCTTCCATTCTCTTGAAGATAGAATAGTAAAAAATTCTTTTAAATATTTAAATAAAAAATGTATTTGTCCTCCTGATTTTCCAATTTGTGCATGTGATAAAAAACGCGAAGTAAACATCATCACTAAAAGTCCTATTAGAGCTACTGAAAAAGAAGTAGAGGAAAATAGAAGAGCAAGAAGTGCAAAATTACGAGTGGCAGAGAGAGTTAAAAATTGA
- the mraZ gene encoding division/cell wall cluster transcriptional repressor MraZ, giving the protein MFMGEYNHNMDKKGRVIIPASFRDDLGESFVMTRGLDNCLFVYPKEEWKKLEDKLTSLPITKKSTRTFVRFFFSGATECSFDKQGRISIPKNLREYADLDKETVIIGLANRIELWANEKWDGYLTEAEDSYEEIAEQMEELGI; this is encoded by the coding sequence ATGTTTATGGGAGAATATAATCATAATATGGATAAAAAAGGTAGAGTAATTATTCCTGCCTCATTTCGAGATGATTTAGGAGAATCTTTTGTTATGACAAGAGGTCTGGATAATTGCCTGTTTGTATATCCTAAAGAAGAATGGAAAAAGTTAGAGGATAAACTAACCTCTCTACCAATAACAAAGAAATCTACTAGAACCTTTGTGCGTTTTTTCTTTTCTGGTGCTACTGAATGTTCTTTTGATAAACAGGGAAGGATTTCTATTCCAAAAAATTTAAGAGAATATGCTGACTTGGATAAAGAAACTGTTATTATTGGACTTGCTAATAGAATAGAACTATGGGCTAATGAAAAGTGGGATGGTTATCTAACTGAAGCAGAAGATTCATATGAAGAAATAGCAGAACAGATGGAAGAATTGGGAATATAA
- a CDS encoding DNA polymerase IV, with the protein MKKVNIMHVDMDAFYASVEMLDNPELKGKPVIVGGVDMNNRGVVSTASYEARKYGVHSAMPIYKAKKLCPNGIYISGRMERYKELSIEIHKIFHKYTPKVEKISIDEAFLDLKGCHKLFGTSEKIGKKIKNEIEDKVGLTASVGISKNKFLAKLASTIDKPDGFKIIYTDEVDDFLDDLPIGMLWGVGNKTEELLHEQGVKTIGMLKKIPKYELENQFGKLGIKLYNLARGKDNREVISEEEIKSISQEETFSDNLTSKLDIFSALMGMTDKVSERLHNKDLRGKTVFIKVRYSDFKTYTRRKTVKNYINSTDSIYDLAKKLLINNNLLNNKPIRLLGIGVSNLSPDNEQQLSLFEKNIKKEKLNETIFEIKDKFGSKSLRRGIDLIYDHQNEPKNKKEN; encoded by the coding sequence ATGAAAAAAGTTAATATAATGCATGTTGATATGGATGCATTTTATGCTTCGGTAGAAATGTTGGATAATCCTGAGCTTAAAGGGAAACCTGTTATTGTTGGAGGAGTAGATATGAATAACAGAGGAGTAGTATCTACTGCTTCTTATGAAGCAAGAAAATATGGAGTACATTCAGCTATGCCTATTTATAAAGCTAAAAAACTTTGCCCTAATGGTATTTATATATCAGGGAGAATGGAAAGATACAAAGAACTATCTATAGAAATACATAAAATTTTTCACAAATATACTCCTAAAGTTGAAAAAATATCAATTGATGAGGCTTTTCTTGATTTAAAAGGATGTCATAAACTATTTGGTACAAGTGAGAAAATAGGGAAAAAAATAAAAAATGAAATTGAAGATAAGGTTGGACTTACTGCTTCTGTAGGTATATCAAAAAATAAATTTTTGGCAAAATTAGCTTCAACAATTGATAAACCTGATGGGTTTAAAATAATTTATACAGATGAAGTAGATGATTTTCTTGATGATTTACCGATTGGAATGTTGTGGGGAGTAGGAAATAAAACTGAAGAGCTTTTACATGAACAGGGTGTAAAAACTATTGGTATGTTAAAAAAAATACCTAAGTATGAGTTAGAAAATCAATTTGGTAAATTAGGTATAAAATTATATAATCTTGCAAGAGGAAAAGATAATAGGGAAGTAATTTCTGAAGAAGAAATTAAATCCATTAGTCAGGAAGAAACTTTTTCAGATAATTTAACTTCTAAATTAGATATATTTTCTGCACTTATGGGAATGACTGATAAAGTATCAGAGAGGTTACATAATAAAGATCTAAGAGGTAAAACAGTTTTTATAAAAGTAAGATATTCTGATTTTAAAACTTATACAAGAAGAAAAACTGTTAAAAATTATATCAACAGTACTGACTCTATTTATGATCTGGCTAAAAAACTTTTAATAAATAATAATTTACTTAATAATAAACCTATTAGATTATTAGGAATTGGAGTTTCTAATCTCTCTCCTGACAATGAACAACAACTTTCTTTATTTGAAAAAAATATTAAAAAAGAAAAATTAAATGAAACGATTTTTGAAATAAAAGATAAATTTGGTAGTAAAAGTCTTAGAAGAGGTATAGATTTAATATATGATCATCAAAATGAACCAAAAAATAAAAAAGAAAATTAA
- the trpS gene encoding tryptophan--tRNA ligase → MSNKENDGPKRILTGDRPTGKLHLGHYVGSLKNRVKLQNKYETFLIIADVQALTTNFESPAKISQDVRQVAMDYLAVGIDPEKTTILIQSMIPEIAELTVYYSMIVTVNQLKRNPTIKSESEQYGYDDMSYGFLGYPVSQAADITFCKADLVPVGEDQLPHIEQTRHIVRKFNNLYGEVFPEPEALVGDFPRLSGLDGKNKMSKSLNNAIFLSDSAETVKEKINKAVTDPARIKIDDPGHPEVCTVFEYHQAFNEENADEIEKKCRAGEIGCVACKNRLTNTINELLEPMRERRVKYEKNPELVDEILYTGTKRARKIAKETMKETKEVMNLDYFSNKN, encoded by the coding sequence ATGAGTAATAAAGAAAATGATGGTCCAAAAAGAATTTTAACAGGTGATAGGCCAACTGGAAAGTTACATCTTGGTCATTATGTAGGAAGTTTAAAAAATAGAGTTAAATTACAAAATAAATATGAAACTTTTTTAATTATTGCAGATGTTCAGGCATTAACAACAAATTTTGAATCTCCAGCTAAGATATCTCAGGATGTGAGACAGGTAGCAATGGATTATTTAGCAGTTGGTATAGATCCTGAAAAAACTACTATTTTAATTCAATCAATGATTCCTGAAATTGCTGAACTTACAGTTTATTATTCCATGATTGTTACAGTAAATCAATTAAAACGCAATCCAACTATCAAATCTGAATCAGAACAATATGGTTATGATGATATGAGTTATGGTTTTTTAGGATATCCTGTTAGTCAGGCAGCGGATATTACTTTTTGTAAAGCTGATCTTGTACCTGTTGGAGAAGATCAATTACCTCACATTGAACAGACCAGACATATTGTTCGTAAATTTAATAATTTATATGGTGAAGTTTTTCCAGAACCAGAAGCTTTAGTTGGGGATTTTCCAAGATTATCAGGATTAGATGGGAAAAATAAAATGAGTAAGAGTTTAAATAATGCTATTTTCCTTTCTGATTCAGCTGAAACTGTTAAAGAAAAAATTAATAAAGCAGTTACTGATCCTGCTAGAATAAAAATTGATGACCCAGGTCATCCTGAAGTTTGTACTGTTTTTGAATACCATCAGGCATTTAATGAAGAAAATGCTGATGAGATTGAAAAAAAATGTAGAGCTGGTGAAATCGGATGTGTTGCCTGTAAAAATAGATTGACTAATACTATTAATGAATTACTTGAACCTATGAGAGAAAGAAGAGTTAAATATGAAAAAAATCCTGAATTAGTTGATGAAATATTATATACTGGAACTAAAAGGGCAAGAAAAATTGCTAAAGAAACGATGAAAGAAACAAAAGAGGTTATGAATTTAGATTATTTTTCTAATAAAAACTAA
- a CDS encoding transcriptional repressor, translating to MSKNTRMTKQRKAILNILKNTDIHPTADWIYDQVKEEIPNISLGTVYRNLNVLEEMGEIMVLDYGSSYSRYDGNPENHYHFKCENCGQVFDIEHSVIEDLNKRVNENTPFKVNTHRLEFYGLCPECQRKQ from the coding sequence ATGTCAAAGAATACACGAATGACAAAACAAAGAAAAGCAATATTAAATATATTAAAAAATACTGATATCCATCCAACAGCAGACTGGATTTATGATCAAGTTAAAGAAGAAATCCCAAATATTAGTTTAGGAACTGTTTATAGAAATTTAAATGTTTTGGAAGAAATGGGAGAAATAATGGTACTTGATTATGGAAGTTCTTACAGTCGTTATGATGGAAATCCAGAAAATCATTATCACTTTAAATGTGAAAATTGTGGTCAGGTTTTTGATATTGAACACAGTGTAATTGAAGATTTAAATAAAAGAGTAAATGAAAATACTCCATTCAAAGTAAACACTCATCGTCTGGAATTTTATGGTTTATGCCCTGAATGTCAAAGAAAACAATAA
- a CDS encoding purine-nucleoside phosphorylase, whose translation MLEWKTKRKEAATFIQNKISETPELGIILGSGLGNYSEEIEDSISISYSEIPNFPTSTVEGHSGELVIGKKYGKNVVAMNGRVHFYEGYSMKELAFPVWVMKELGVEKLIITNAAGGLNTTFKAGDLMIINDHLNFMGTNPLIGQNDEEIGPRFPAMTDAHPDELIKLANNAAEEINEHVMNGTYLAITGPVYETTAMSKFQRLIGADAVGMSTVPELIAATHAGMQNLAISCITDIVEENPEDSLTHEEVIEVAEKTKPRFIKLMDKIIEKIS comes from the coding sequence ATGTTAGAATGGAAGACAAAACGGAAAGAAGCTGCTACTTTTATTCAAAATAAAATATCAGAAACTCCAGAATTAGGAATAATTTTAGGTTCAGGATTGGGTAATTATAGTGAAGAAATTGAAGATTCTATATCAATATCATATTCAGAAATACCTAATTTTCCTACCTCAACGGTGGAAGGACATTCTGGAGAACTTGTAATTGGTAAAAAATATGGAAAAAATGTAGTTGCTATGAATGGTAGAGTACATTTTTATGAAGGTTATTCTATGAAAGAATTAGCTTTTCCAGTTTGGGTCATGAAAGAACTTGGAGTAGAAAAATTAATAATTACTAATGCTGCTGGTGGTTTAAATACTACATTTAAAGCAGGAGATTTAATGATTATTAATGATCACTTAAACTTTATGGGTACTAATCCATTAATTGGACAAAATGATGAGGAAATTGGTCCAAGATTTCCTGCTATGACTGATGCTCATCCTGATGAGCTTATTAAATTAGCAAATAATGCTGCTGAAGAAATTAATGAACATGTAATGAATGGGACTTATTTGGCAATAACTGGACCTGTCTATGAAACTACAGCTATGAGTAAGTTTCAAAGATTAATAGGTGCTGATGCAGTAGGAATGTCTACTGTACCTGAATTGATAGCTGCAACTCATGCTGGTATGCAAAATCTCGCTATTTCCTGTATCACAGATATTGTTGAAGAAAACCCTGAAGATAGTCTGACTCATGAAGAAGTAATAGAAGTTGCGGAAAAAACAAAACCGCGTTTTATTAAATTAATGGATAAAATTATAGAAAAAATTTCTTAA
- the rnhA gene encoding ribonuclease HI: protein MSEEKESVIIYTDGACAGNPGPGGYAAIIIGENTRKEISGFQEDTTNNRMELKAVIEGLRAIRAGSKVKVFSDSSYVIKGITDWINNWKKNGWKTSGKKNVKNKDLWVELENLSQKFDVEFLKVKGHAGNEYNEKADSMAKKQIELQN from the coding sequence GTGAGTGAAGAAAAAGAAAGTGTAATTATTTATACTGATGGTGCATGTGCAGGAAACCCAGGTCCTGGGGGATATGCTGCAATTATTATTGGAGAAAATACCAGAAAAGAAATTAGTGGTTTTCAAGAAGATACAACAAATAACAGAATGGAATTAAAAGCTGTTATTGAAGGTTTAAGAGCAATAAGAGCAGGTAGCAAGGTAAAAGTTTTTTCTGATTCTAGTTATGTGATAAAAGGTATAACTGATTGGATAAACAACTGGAAAAAAAACGGATGGAAAACTTCTGGAAAAAAGAATGTTAAAAATAAAGATTTATGGGTTGAATTAGAAAATCTATCTCAAAAATTTGATGTAGAATTTTTGAAAGTTAAAGGTCATGCAGGAAATGAATATAATGAAAAAGCAGATAGTATGGCTAAAAAACAAATTGAATTACAAAATTAG
- a CDS encoding mechanosensitive ion channel domain-containing protein, producing MINNLSFLSNFNGKYLYTFFVIIILIISRFIINKIIKYKVSNISKRYKSYKLNTYVTVSLAIIIIIPMWVNNFKSLFTFLGIFSAGLAIALRDVVINFFGWIYILSRRPFSSGDRIEIDGVKGDVIDIKLMEFTLMEVGNWVDAEQSTGRIVNIPNGKVLSMNTANFTKGFELIWNEITVLITFESDWKKAKSILNDIAQKNSLELNKNLKESIIHSARKNYQKLTPIVYTKVKSSGVALTIRYLCKPRKRRTTSEKFWENILDAFENEDEIQFAYKTYRNINPEITKFLNDRKREGEE from the coding sequence ATGATTAATAATCTTTCATTTTTATCAAATTTTAATGGAAAATATTTATATACATTTTTTGTAATAATAATATTAATTATAAGTAGATTTATTATTAATAAAATAATTAAATATAAAGTTTCGAATATATCGAAAAGATATAAATCGTATAAATTAAATACATATGTTACTGTTTCTTTGGCTATAATTATTATAATACCAATGTGGGTTAATAATTTTAAATCACTTTTTACATTTTTGGGAATATTTTCAGCAGGTCTAGCTATTGCACTTAGAGATGTAGTCATTAATTTTTTTGGTTGGATCTATATTTTAAGTCGAAGACCTTTTAGTTCTGGAGATCGAATAGAGATTGACGGAGTTAAAGGAGATGTTATTGACATTAAGTTAATGGAATTTACATTAATGGAAGTTGGTAATTGGGTAGACGCTGAACAGAGTACTGGTAGGATAGTAAATATTCCTAATGGTAAAGTATTGAGTATGAATACAGCTAATTTTACAAAGGGATTTGAGTTAATTTGGAATGAAATAACAGTATTAATTACTTTTGAAAGTGATTGGAAAAAAGCAAAATCAATATTAAATGATATAGCCCAGAAGAATTCTTTAGAACTTAATAAAAATTTAAAAGAAAGTATAATACATTCAGCACGTAAAAATTATCAAAAATTAACTCCAATTGTATATACAAAAGTAAAATCAAGTGGTGTTGCACTAACGATTAGATATTTATGTAAACCGCGAAAAAGAAGAACAACTTCTGAAAAATTTTGGGAGAATATATTAGATGCATTCGAAAATGAAGATGAAATTCAATTTGCCTATAAAACTTACAGAAATATTAATCCGGAAATAACTAAGTTCTTAAATGACCGAAAAAGGGAAGGGGAAGAATAG